Below is a genomic region from Microbacterium galbinum.
GACGGATGACCTCGGCCACCACGAAGTTGAACCACTTCTCGGCGAACTCGGGGTCGAGGTGCGCCTCCTCGGCGAGCGCGCGCAGGCGGGCGACCTGCTGCTCCTCGCGGCCGGGGTCGGAGGCGGGCATGTCGTACTCGGCCTTGAGGTG
It encodes:
- a CDS encoding chorismate mutase, coding for MTAPQDPKAELLRLRASIDNIDAALIFMLAERFRATQQVGHLKAEYDMPASDPGREEQQVARLRALAEEAHLDPEFAEKWFNFVVAEVIRHHTAAAESR